The Arachis hypogaea cultivar Tifrunner chromosome 19, arahy.Tifrunner.gnm2.J5K5, whole genome shotgun sequence genome has a window encoding:
- the LOC112777292 gene encoding 2-alkenal reductase (NADP(+)-dependent) — protein sequence MAQVRNKQVLLKNYVTGFPKESDMEIVEGSITLKVPEGSSDVVLLKNLYLSCDPYMRLLMYKDTPVSLGFHYSPGSPLTAFGVSKVVESGDPKYKKDDLVWGVTKWEEYSLVPSAKILFKIDHTDVPLSYYTGILGMPGMTAYGGFFELGCPKKGEKVFVSAASGAVGQLVGQFAKLTGCYVVGSAGSQEKVDILKNKLGFDEAFNYKEESNLDAALKRYFPEGIDIYFENVGGKTLDAVLLNMRSHGRIPVCGMISQYNLTQPEGVTNLANLIYKEIKMQGFIVSQFYPLYPKFLEFILPHIREGKIAYVEDIVEGLEGGPAALVSLFSGQNLGKKIVAIAPE from the exons ATGGCACAAGTGAGGAACAAGCAAGTGCTTCTGAAGAACTATGTCACTGGTTTCCCAAAGGAAAGTGACATGGAGATTGTGGAAGGTAGCATAACATTGAAGGTTCCAGAAGGTTCTAGTGATGTTGTGTTGCTCAAGAATCTCTACTTATCATGTGATCCGTACATGCGGCTCCTCATGTACAAGGATACTCCTGTGTCTTTGGGATTTCACTATTCTCCTGGCTCA CCATTGACGGCATTCGGTGTGAGTAAAGTGGTTGAATCTGGAGATCCAAAGTATAAGAAAGATGATTTAGTGTGGGGGGTTACTAAATGGGAGGAATACAGTTTGGTCCCTTCCGCTAAAATACTATTCAAGATTGACCACACTGATGTTCCACTTTCTTACTATACTGGAATTTTGG GTATGCCGGGAATGACAGCTTATGGTGGTTTCTTTGAATTAGGGTGTCCTAAGAAAGGAGAGAAAGTGTTTGTTTCAGCTGCCTCTGGTGCAGTTGGTCAACTTGTTGGCCAATTTGCTAAGTTGACTGGATGCTATGTTGTTGGAAGCGCTGGAAGTCAAGAAAAG GTGGATATATTGAAGAATAAATTAGGATTTGACGAAGCCTTTAACTACAAAGAAGAATCAAATCTCGATGCTGCTTTAAAAAG ATACTTCCCCGAAGGCATTGACATTTACTTTGAAAACGTGGGCGGTAAGACACTTGATGCTGTGCTCTTGAACATGAGATCTCATGGTCGCATACCGGTATGTGGAATGATTTCACAGTATAATCTCACTCAACCAGAAGGTGTAACGAATTTGGCAAATCTCATATATAAGGAGATTAAGATGCAAGGTTTTATTGTATCTCAATTCTATCCCCTTTATCCTAAATTCTTGGAGTTTATTCTGCCTCACATTAGAGAAGGGAAGATTGCATATGTGGAAGACATAGTTGAAGGTCTTGAGGGTGGCCCTGCAGCCTTAGTTAGCCTTTTCAGTGGTCAAAATCTCGGTAAAAAAATTGTGGCTATTGCCCCTGAATAA